The nucleotide window GCAGAGGCTTCGATGATGTCGGTGGAAGAGCCTTTGCCCACCACGACATGCTGGCCTTCGGCAACACGTACCGTGACCTCACCCTGGGCATCGGTGCCGCCGGTGATGGAGCCGACGTTGTACTGCATCAGACTGGCTTTGGTCTTGGACAGTTTCCTGATCGCCTTGAGGGTGGCGTCCACCGGACCGTCCCCCAATTCGGCGGTACGCACAGCATTGCCCTCGATCTCCATCTGCACGGTGGCGGTGGCCACGGCAAAGGAACCGCAGGTAACGGTGATGTGGCCAAGCTTGTATTTCTCCTCTTCCCGCGCCTCATCAGCCACAATGGCGTCCAGATCCTCGTCGAAAACCTCTTTCTTCAGGTCGGCCAGGGCCTTGAAGCGCTCGAAGGCGCGATTGAGCTTTTCGCCGTCCAGATCATGACCGAGTTCCTCCAGGCGCTTCTTGAAGGCATGGCGGCCGGAGTGCTTGCCCAGCACCAGCGCGCTGGCGGAAAGTCCCACTGATTCGGGTGTCATGATTTCGTAGGTCGACTTCTCCATCAGCATGCCGTGCTGGTGGATTCCGGATTCGTGGGCAAAGGCATTGGCGCCGACCACCGCCTTGTTGGGCTGCACCGCTATGCCGGTGATGTTGGAGAGCAGACGGCTGGAAGGGGTCAACTGCTCCGTCGCGATATTACAGGCGAAGGGGAGAATGTCGCCGCGTGTCTTGAGGATCATGACGAACTCTTCCAGGGAGCAGTTGCCGGCCCGTTCACCGATGCCGTTCAGCGTGCACTCGACCTGGCGCGCTCCGGCCTGGACCGCGGCAACCGAGTTGGCCACAGACAGGCCCAGGTCATTGTGACAGTGGACCGAGATGATAGCCTTGTCGATGTTGGGCACGTTGTCCTTCAAGTACTTGATGATGTTGAAGTATTCGAAGGGGATCGTATAACCGACCGTATCGGGAATGTTGACCGTGGTAGCACCGGCAGCGATCACCGCCTCGACCACTTCGGCCAGGAACGGCAGCCTGGTGCGCACGGCATCCTCGCAAGAGAACTCGACGTTGGGAGTATAGCCGGCTGCCCGCTTGACCGCCTTGACCGCCGACTCCAGCACCCTGCCCGGCTCCATCTTCAGCTTGTATTTCATGTGGATGTCGGAGGTGGCGATGAAGGTGTGGATGCGCCCCTTTTCGCCGGCATACTTGAGCGCCTCCCAGGCGCGGTCGATGTCCTTGTCGTTGGATCGGCACAGACCGGCAATCTGGGGACCCTTGATCATCTGGGCCACCTTTTTGACCGCCTCGAAATCCCCCTCCGATGCAATCGGGAAGCCGGCTTCAATTACGTCCACGTTGAGCTTCTGCAGCTGCTTGGCAATCCGCAGCTTTTCCTCGATATTCATGCTGTTGCCGGGCGACTGTTCGCCGTCCCGCAGGGTGGTATCGAAAATCCTGATGATCTGCCTGTCGTCCTGTTTCTTTGCCGGTGCCTTTGCCATGCGTGCGCTCCTTTCTTTGTTTCCGGGCCCTGTTACGTGATGCCTGTCTTGTCGGCGATCTGAAAATAAAAATGCCTCCGCCCCACAAGGGGCGAAGGCATGAGCTTTCGCGGTACCACCCTAATTCGCCTGACAATCGTGCCGTCAGACCTTCGTACACCCTTTACGCGGGAGAACGGTTCCTTCTACTTGCCCACAAATGCCGGTGCAAAAGCTCTTGATCGGCACTTCGGTTTCAAAGAAACGGCTCGGAGGCGAGTTCGTCATCTGCGCTTACCGGTTCGCACCACCCACCGGCTCTCTGGAAAGCTTCAACGACTACTACTCCTCTTCACTGCCTTTACGTATTTGTGCATGATAGAGAAAAGAATCCGACAAAGTCAAGGTCTTTTGTGCCGCTGAAACGGGGCCCGCAGGAGAATTCTTTAAAAACCAGGTTGTCTACTCCACCAAAAGGCACTATGCTTTGAAACTTACAAATCCATCTGCGCGAGGAAAACGATGATCTCACCTGCCATGCGACTGCTGCTTGCCCTGCTGGTCTGCGCACTGCCTGCCCAAGGCTTTTCCGCAGAAACCACCGCCGCCGAACCCAAACCCTCAACCACGCAACAGGCTGCTTCTCCGGCTGACCCTGTACCTGCGCCGAAACCAGCCACGGCCGCCGGTACGCCCCAGCCGTTACGGCTCGGCTATGTGGAATTGACCAGAATGGGGACCGACTCCGAACTGGGCAAGGCCTCCCGTGCCAAGGCCCAGGAAAAACAGCAAAAGCTGGAGGCCCAGCTCGAGTCCAAACGGAAGCAGCTCGACAAGCAGAAAACGGCCCTGGAAGCGAAAATCGCCACCATGACGCCTGCCCAGAAACAGACGAAAGCGAAGGAATTCCAGAAAAAGGTCGAGGAGTTTCAGGCTACGGTGCTCAAAGCGGAAAAGGAACTGCAGAGCCTGCAGATGGACCTGGAGAACACCCTTTCCAAGGCGGTCGAACAGGCCGCGACGGAATACGGCAAGACCAACGGTCTGGCGCTGGTGGTCGTCAAACGCGAACTGCTCTACGTGGATTCGGGCGTCGCTGCCGAGGACGTTACCGACGGCATCTTGAAACTGATGGATGCCAAATACAAAAAGTAGTGAATCTGCATCATATTTTATAATTTGGGAGGACCTGAATGAGATTTCTGATCAGAATGATGGTATGCCTGACTTTGGCGGCGCTGCCGGCTGCGACTGCCCTTGCCGCGGAGTCCAAAACCGGGAAAACCGTTACCACCCCGTCCGGCCTCAAGTACACCGACGTGGTGGTCGGCAAGGGCGCCTCTCCGGTGGCTGGCAAACGGGTTACGGTGCATTACACCGGCACGCTGGAAAACGGCAAGAAGTTTGACAGCTCCGTTGACCGCAAGGAGCCGTTCACCTTCGTGATCGGCGTGGGACAGGTCATTCCCGGCTGGGACGAGGGGGTCATGACCATGAAGGTGGGTGGCAAGCGCAAACTGGTCATCCCGGCCAAACTCGGCTACGGCAAACGGGGCGCCGGCGGGGTGATCCCCCCCAATGCCACATTGCTGTTCGATGTGGAACTGCTCGACGTAGAGAAATAGCTCTTTCGATTATCATCAAACAAAAGCCCGCTGATGCGGGCTTTTGTTTGATGGTGATAGCGGGCGGTGATCCTCCCTATCCTTTCAGTTCCTCCAGTTCCTCCCAACGCTGATAAACACGCACCAGCTCTTCCTCCAGCTCCGACAAACGCGTATTGACTGTCACAATCTCTCCCCCCGCCGATTTGTAGAAATCGGGGTCGGACAAACGGACATGCAGCCCCTGCTGTTCCTCTTCCAGTGCGGCGATCCTCTCCGGTAGAGCCTCCAGTTCGCGCTCCTCCTTGAAACTCAGCTTGCGGGGGCGCTCCTTCTGGGGACGGGCACGTTCTGCAGCCGTGCGGGAGGTCGGTGCAACCGCAGGCGCAGTCTCGGAAGCGGCCTGGCGCTGCCAGTCATCATAGCCCCCCACGTATTCCCGCACCTCTCCTCCGCTCCCCACCGCCAGGGTACTGGTCACGACGTTGTTCAGGAAATCACGGTCATGGCTGACCAGGAGCAGCGTACCGGGGTAGTCCAGCAGCAGGTCCTCCAGCAGCCCCAGGGTTTCCGCGTCCAGATCGTTGGTCGGCTCGTCCATGACCAGTACGTTGGAGGGCTTGGTGAACAGCTTGGCCAGCAGCAGCCGGTTGC belongs to Geobacter sp. SVR and includes:
- a CDS encoding FKBP-type peptidyl-prolyl cis-trans isomerase, translating into MRFLIRMMVCLTLAALPAATALAAESKTGKTVTTPSGLKYTDVVVGKGASPVAGKRVTVHYTGTLENGKKFDSSVDRKEPFTFVIGVGQVIPGWDEGVMTMKVGGKRKLVIPAKLGYGKRGAGGVIPPNATLLFDVELLDVEK
- a CDS encoding 2-isopropylmalate synthase, producing MAKAPAKKQDDRQIIRIFDTTLRDGEQSPGNSMNIEEKLRIAKQLQKLNVDVIEAGFPIASEGDFEAVKKVAQMIKGPQIAGLCRSNDKDIDRAWEALKYAGEKGRIHTFIATSDIHMKYKLKMEPGRVLESAVKAVKRAAGYTPNVEFSCEDAVRTRLPFLAEVVEAVIAAGATTVNIPDTVGYTIPFEYFNIIKYLKDNVPNIDKAIISVHCHNDLGLSVANSVAAVQAGARQVECTLNGIGERAGNCSLEEFVMILKTRGDILPFACNIATEQLTPSSRLLSNITGIAVQPNKAVVGANAFAHESGIHQHGMLMEKSTYEIMTPESVGLSASALVLGKHSGRHAFKKRLEELGHDLDGEKLNRAFERFKALADLKKEVFDEDLDAIVADEAREEEKYKLGHITVTCGSFAVATATVQMEIEGNAVRTAELGDGPVDATLKAIRKLSKTKASLMQYNVGSITGGTDAQGEVTVRVAEGQHVVVGKGSSTDIIEASAKAYIHALNRLNYKQKRMPEGV
- a CDS encoding OmpH family outer membrane protein; this translates as MISPAMRLLLALLVCALPAQGFSAETTAAEPKPSTTQQAASPADPVPAPKPATAAGTPQPLRLGYVELTRMGTDSELGKASRAKAQEKQQKLEAQLESKRKQLDKQKTALEAKIATMTPAQKQTKAKEFQKKVEEFQATVLKAEKELQSLQMDLENTLSKAVEQAATEYGKTNGLALVVVKRELLYVDSGVAAEDVTDGILKLMDAKYKK